Part of the Falco cherrug isolate bFalChe1 chromosome 6, bFalChe1.pri, whole genome shotgun sequence genome is shown below.
CAGAAGTGCCATAAGTATGTATAAATCAGCCATATAAAGACAAACAAAGAACTAAGTCAGCATGCACATTAAATGGAACTTCTCTCCCGTACACCCAGTGCCAAAAATAAAGAACGCCTACTCTCTAAAACTCAAAAAACAAGTATTAGAGTTTGTCTCCGATTTTTCAGTAACAATACAAAAACAATGTGATCATTTTAGCACGCCATTAATTAGAACATGGAATTCCAGAAAAAACTTAAAAGCTTTCATCAATATTTTCCCTCTAAAAGGATGTATGAGCCATGTGCTAGTGAAGACACTTATCAAGTGACTGGAAGTAGCCAGGAGGACAATCAGAGTTAAAATTGGCAGAGAAACTCTGAGAAGTAATGATGCTTTAGCAAGGTCACGTTTGTTTCAGACCCAGAACAAATGAAGCCAAGCAGGTTTGAGTACAAATTGAGAAATGTGCACACGAGAGTGCTCTGAACAGCTTCTCTATAACTAGAAAGGAATTTTCAGACTGCaacaatttgtctcctgctaTAATAAAGAATACAGGGAGAACAGTTTGTTATGTTGAGTAAAAATGTCTAAATCTGGTTTCAAAGCCTGCCCCCAGCAAATTGATCTTCTGATCTATATTTCATTGAAACACCAGTACAATACAAGAAGCATCAAACAACAGCTTGTGTTACGCGTCAGTGTTCAATCCTTTTATTGGAAAGAACTATCAGTTTACTGGAAAGATTGTGTTTAATGTGTTTACTTTCTACCTTTGGCGGTGTCTGAAATGCTGTTTAGCAAGGCACACATCATGTCTCCCTCAATGTGGTGAGGATTTAGGATGCGAGCTGATCGCTGAGTCAGTTTAAATTGAGTTTCCAGTTCCAGGAAGCTTTTGTCTCCAGAAAGTACAGTGAAAGGAATTTGCTTGGGCAGGTGTTCATCCAGACGACCAGCCTATACAGAAACAAATGCAGAGTGTTGAACTGAGATCATGTTTTAATCTTGGGGGGTTTGGCTAGCTTTTTGTAAGATAGGTCTTCACAGGAAAGCCTTCTACAGCAACTTACCTCCACTTTTATGGTCCAATGCACATTATACCACTGTGAAACATTTCAACAGTTTGACACTGCATTCTATACTTATCACCATAGATACAGGAAATGGCTACCAGAACAGAACAGATTGAGTATGGAGCAAATTcctaaaaagcagcatttcagaacCGCTTCCATAAACCAGTTCACCTGTCCAGAGCATTTTAacaaccataaaaaaaaaaataatgtaacatACAAATACTGCTGTAAAACACGTTTATATCAGACAGTAAGATTCTCAAGTATTATTATTTAACTGATAAAGCACTATATTAAGAACATGAGTCCTCATGGCATCCCAGATTGCTGTCCTTCACCTGTACCTCTCCCAACCCACCCAAAGCCCTAAGTCTACTGAACAGAGGCACTGCTGTCGGCCCAGCAGGGTCTCTGAAACTAGCAGCCATCCAACTCCATCTTAAAGATGCCTCTAGATTTGGGCTCCTTGAAGCGAGAGGCAGGAGTTacatttctctctgaaataGGAACAGTAAGAATTCAGAGATTTTACTCTTCATTCCCTAACTagccctcttccctccctcaaCACACTGATGTCCtatttgggcttttttattCCTACAgaatgaaggaaaggaaaacacgTAAATCCTTTCTCAACTGCCTGTCTTCACTCAATTCGGCAACAGgtttataattctttttagtgAACGTAAAAGTCAAGTGAAGAGAATCCAAGAGTCTTATCTGTAATTAGTACTTAACATCAATAGCAGATACCATCTGCTACTCTTTCCTGGGTACAGAAACGAACAATAAAGAAAGCACACACTAACTTACATGAATACAGAGAGCAAagtctgctgcttctcttctggTACCGCAACGTggatgaagaaagaaacatcCAATCCTCTTCAGATAATTGTAAATTTTGCACTGCACTGGAGGTTTCCAGTTGCTGTACCCTCCTAAACAGTaaaaggggggaggaaaaaaaaaaaacaaaagccaccaTAAATTAAGAATGCAAGAAGGTAAAAGCAAAGATAAATTTGGCTTTAAGGACAGAATTTATTTTGACCAGTGTGAAAACGAAAATAACCAAAATCCCAAAAGAGCCCTTGTTCTTGGgttagaaagcaaaacaaggagaaagTAGCTAGCCTGATCCTACacaaagcttttcctttaattttatatgactttttcttctaaacCTGAAAAACTTGCCTTCTATGTATCCTGTGCATTTAAATATGATGtattgttttccagttttaagCACAGCTATGGTTAACatgcagaagcagaggagctTTGGGAACACAGTACAACAAACACTTCTCTTACGGAATCCTGTACTAACGTAAAGCCCATGATTATTTCCAACAGACTCTGTAACTGCCTGACACATCACATGTcagacttctttaaaaagaggATCCAAGAACTAGACCAACAGCTGAAACAAATACTAGAGTCCTGACAAACAACTGGATGCAGTCAAGGATAAGCAAAATGAGGCTACAACTGGAGGAGGGAACGCAGGAATTTTCTCCACAGTATCCAAAACCATGTAGTTACTGGCTGAGAAAATGGTTGGATAATAGGGACAAGATGAGTAACGGGCCTGCTACAGATAAAAATACTAGGCTGAAACAGGTTTCAAGGGAAAGCAAAGAAGCAGCCAGTCTcaagaagaaggaaaaccagaggAGCTTGCAGTTGCTATGGCAAcataaaaaggcaaacaaatgGAAGGACAATTTGAAGTGACTGAATAAGAATTTCATAACATTCCCATTTGCTAAAAAATAATGGGTCTGCAATAGGGAGGAAACAATGTTGCTTCATCTGTTAAATGATAAGAGTGGTTGAATGTAAGAAAGGATTTTGAATGGAAGGTGAAAGCAGTCACTGACTGCACTTGAGGACATTTGAAACTAAGGCTCAAGTAAACAGGCTGCAGAGGATTGTGTATTCTAACCTGCCCACCCCCAGTCTGACAAAGAAGTAGAAGCAATCTTCAGTAGATTTCTcctaggtttttttgttttggtgttggtttgcgggtttttttccccccttttcagCCTAATGGCTATATGAAGGTATCAAAAATGATCTCAAAGCTCAAAGATTTAATAACAGTCTACATAGAAACAACTGAGGGGTATCTGTCCATGagaaaaactggttttgcaAGTCATTCTCATCTGTTGTGACAGCCTTTGGTCGCTGCTATTTGGGAAAGACTTGTAATCACCAAACCCGGCTTCTGGCTGCATAAATGTACAACATAAGCATTTGAccagaacagctgaaaacaatgACAGGCTACAAATGGGTTAAGGACAACTTGTCTGAAAACAGGAACAATACAAAGCCTGTGCAATACCATGCAAACTCAAAGCAAAGCTAAGGCTACATTAACaacagaaataacacaaaagtATAAtacaaaagtaataaaaatattcagaagtgttgtttgggaaaggcaggaaaaaaaatcagaagagacAAGGATATCGCTATATTTTCACagactaaacaaacaaaaatagcatACATCAAATAACTCTGTAAACCATTATTACAAGAGGACACCTACAACAATAAATCCAGACATGCCTGGGAGCCTTAGTGCACCCAGGCTCTGTAACAATATAGCTGATGCTAACAAACTGCCAAACTTTTCTCTGATATGAATATGGCACATTTTAATCACCATTAACtcttcagtgtgtttttttGAGTTCAAGTGCTCCAAGGGCCATTCCCGTGAGGCACCCTGCATACAGCAACCCGTTTTGGGAAGCAAGAAATTGAGCGGCACTGAcgcaggctgtgctgtgccagcaggtGCCTGTGTTTGAAACACCCCTGGGCACAGTGTCTTAACTAGCACAGAGGTACCTTTGGCTAAGATTATGGTATTAAGAGAGGTTCCTAATAATAGACTAATAACACTAAGACTGTAGCATGGATTACTTCTCTTTCTTAGATAGGTCAGAGAAGAGAAACTTCTGAACAACAATACAGTTCAAACATTTCTTGGGttaaataaattttttcttactgaatcAGAACAGGGCATTTTAACCTTGGAAAACAGTAACAGCACAGAAGACCCTGTCATAACAAACAAGCTTTGGTCAATTAATGACAAACCAATTTTGagtaaattaaacaaaataacaaagcaTGACTGAAAGCAAGTGTCTGATTCAAGTGGGAAAGTCATGTATAACTGTGAAAAAGCTGTTCCTTACTAAATAATTCTTTATAAAACCCAGAGTAGTTTTTGACATCAATAGGCCTGACAGTTCTTCATGTCAGATTCCTACTAGTTTCTTATTTGTACctgtacaaaaagaaaaaataacatttttccaaGGCCAAGCCAAGTGGATTGAATAACTGTAGAAGTAAACAACAAACCTTCAGCAAttaaaaaccacaaccaaaccccaaatcACAATAGCCTTAGAAGCCAAGGAGTGCAGAAGTGAAGTGACATTTGACCAGAAGTCAAGATGGGCAAAGCCTTACAGAGGGTTGTAAGAACAAACAACAAAGTGTTCAGCCATATAGAAAAGAGAATATACAGAATAGCCAGGCAGCAAGGATGAAATGGAAATCCAGGATGATTAGGTATAATCCAAACCCtcaaaaatcagcatttttctgtggctttgtgCACATTATGTGAGCAAGAATACTGTCAACTGTACAGACTAGCCAAAGGCTAGGGCATGACAATACAGGTAGTGATACAAAAGTAATATCTGAGCAGAACACAAAACTCAGGAGCACAACCTGCTTTAACAGAGAAGAACAGAGCATTCATCTCCAGAACTCCTAACAATCAGACATTAGACTACAGGTCCAAAATCACACCTGACTGAAGACCTTACACTTTACATTAACAGACATACTTGCTCTGCTTTCATCAGCTAACTGGAACACCTATTtctaagagagaaaaaaaaaaaaagtgattcagGCATCAATAGGCCTTTCCACCCAACAGCGGCATGAAAACTCTCAGCTTTCAGGATGCTCTTGATTATCTTTTCAAGGAAGAGATAATCCAAGAATATTAAGTAAAGAATTGCAGTGCAATTGTGTTTGCCAACTGTGAGACACACCTGACAATTCCTACTATCCCTTGTCTAGACTTTATTAAAGTATTCAACATCCCACAGGCAATAAATATTATAAAGGCAGATACAGAGAAAACCAGTAGAAAAAGCACAAGGTGGACAAAAAGTTGGTTACAGAAACAGTCAGGTAAGAAAAAGATCAAGTTAAAGGGATGCTATTGGCAGACTTCACAAAAAGTTTTCTTACAAACCCACAACAATGTGAATTTCATTAATCACCTTGTACCACTAATGGTATCTTCCAGATGTGAGATACACCTATTGATGTACAGGATGACCATGGACATCCTTAAGAAGTAAGCcaaagacagaacaaaattCAAGTATAAGAACATAAAATCATGCTTTttggaatgaaaaagaaaaataacacaatgACAAGGACTTGGGGGAGttagaaagaaattaatcagaGAGTACTATGGCTGTCCTGATAATTATGAAAACCTAGTATGATACAGCTCAAGTAAGTTCAGCAGGAAAGCCAGGAAGACTCCTAAACGATTCAGCAATTCTAGAACAATATTCTACAGGGAAGAGTAAAAGCAGAGCAGGCTAAGACTGAGTTAGAAAAGTCAAGAACATTCCTGTTACATGGTGCCTGTGACACTGTGACTTAAGCAGCCCTAGTGGCTGCTTGGTTCCTGTTCATCCTCTCAGATTCAAAGAATCTCTGCTCAAGTATTTTGTAGACTTGTTAGTCTTCTCTTCCTATTTCCTTCAACGACTTTTTACCTTGAAAGCCCCAGATAAATGTCCCTTGGTTCAGGTTAGCTGGCAGCTGTGAGAATAAGCTTCCCCAGTTGTCCAGATCCACCAACACAATGTGAGTCATGGTACTCAGGTAGTCAAGATCAGGAAGTTCACCATCTTCAATGGGATAAAAAGAACATGCTTAAAGCTCACCTGGCTTTGTGGTCAACCAACATACATCAAAATAAgatatgcttttgaaaattaacttATTCTATTGCTCTACAAGCGAGAAGTTACAAAACATGATCATATTTAGTGActgcattgttttaaaaaagtcaaCTGAAGCTGTATTTAGTAATGCACAAATCTGACAAACAAAAGTAGAACCTACCTATGCGATGATGTAGAGCTAGACAGTTTTGTGGTAGGCACAGAAAGCTGTTGCCCTACACTGAGACATTTTAATAGTCCATTTAATAATCAGCTATGCGCCCCCTACTATGGCAAGTCTCTGTGACATTGAATTCCTTATACAGCAAAAAGTATATCTCTAaacattttgtgtgtttttatgCACATATCTAACACACATCAACCTTCTAATCAAAAGCGTTATGACACTAATTAAAAACACTTCCAATTTTTAAACACAAGGTACACCTTCAGCATGCTTAGAAGTGACATGAACTTCAAAAAAATGTGCATGCTCAAGGCAAAACACCTAATACATATTGAGAATATAAGTTCTCAGCTGAAATTTTTGCAAGCTAAGGGAACTGCAAAGATGGTGTTTATAATAGGACTGCCCACACAGAAAGCACTACTAGcctcataaatatttatacatacaaataaggcaaatttctttcaaatgtgtGTGTATTATAGGCCACTTTTACATCTCTAGGAGTTAGATCCCTATTTGGGATCTTTGATTGCCCTCTTCCTTTTAACACCTAGTCATGCTCCCAactaatttgaaaaatcaaatgtttcAGTCCCAGGACTCCCACATCTGTCTACGTTTTGGTTCTTTAAAGACCTCATGCACATAGCATATAGCAAGAAATTATTGAGTCCAAGTTCTGGAAACTCAAATACTGAGAATTCAAAATGCAGCTTCGATAAATAACAAAACTAAATTCTGAGCCAATTTATAGACCGGATGTAGGCAGGTAATATGCTGACATTGAAACAAACTGTGTTAAggacaagaatatttttctaatgttaaaaaaataaaataaaatttctacaAACCTTCACCAGGTTCGTCAGAGTATGCAGagttctcttctgtttctttctttccctgtatCGGTCCCTGGAGAGGAGACAACTGTGGTCTTTCCTGAGTCTTGGATGGAGATGCTTCAGATTTTAGCTTGTGAGGTTTTCTGTCCACACAAGCCCCACTTGCTGTGAACTtgaatactgtattttctgattCTGATGCAAGACTTGATAAATCAGGTTTCTGCAAGAAGCAGTGTTTCATGTGATAGTGCTGATGTGCACTCTGAAGATCATTGAAGTTTTTGTTGCATGCATCACATCTAACAACATACATCTCTTCCTTAGGTTTCAGTGATGTGTGACTGTTGAGATGACTGTTCAAATCAGCAAAATTCTGTGCAGTTGCAGAACAGAAGCAGCATCGAAACCATAAGTTTCCTTTTTGCAGCATGGCTTTCTGACAATTCACATAATCGTTCCTCCTGTTTATTCTGGAGACGTAAATTGTCCGGCAACCACAGGTTAAACGGtctccttgctctgctggaaggaagtcctcctctttttttattgaTGTTTCCATCTCCTCAGGCACAAATGCATAGTCCACGCTATGAATCTCCTTATAATGGATTAGAAATTCTTCTTCTGTGTCAAAGAAGAGATTACCACAAAGACCACAGAAGTATTTAGTTTGTATCTCCTGGTTATGATGCTCTTTGAAGTGTCGCTGTAGCGTTCCTACTTTCCGAAAGTGATTTCTGCATATGCCACAGCAGTATCTGTGAAATGCATGGCTTTCTAAGGACATGCAATGTTGTTTAACATTCTCTTCAGATTCAAACATCTCCTCGCAAATGCGGCATTGCCATTTTCCCAGAATAGGGCTGTTTTCAGGGGAGAGTTCTATAGGACTAGGAATGCAGTCTGTTGTTTCACCTGCAGAAATGCACACTGTGTCAGAAGCAGATGGCATAGGTTCATCTTCTAGAGCTTCTTGTTCATAATAGTAACTATGTCCACCATGAAATTCAGTCACATGTCCCATAATATCCTCTTCTCTGAGATCTACAGAGCATGCTCTGcaccagagaagaaaattagtCAAGTGTGCTCCCCCATGGAATCGGCTCATATGCAGGCGGATAATGCTCGAATTTTCAGCAAGCTTTCCACACACAGCACACTTGTGACAGATCCTATTTGCTgataaaatgtgcttttctacTGAATCTTCTGTAAAAAACTTTTGAAGGCATTCACAAAACCAGGCTTTTACTTTGCAAGCACTATCTTGACTTTGGCTTGCTACATGATCGTCATCTTTACCTTTTAGATCACTCTTCCGTTTTGAAGGAGTAGACTCCCTTTCACTGGTAGACTCATTTGAAGTCAAATGTCTTTTAAGCAGTGGTCTTGACCGATCCACAATATGGCACAAATgagactgatttttattttttccattgacaTGACAGAACATCAAGATGGATTCTTCCATTGTAGTAAGAACTTTAATGTTGTGTTGAGTGGTTTGCTTATGCTGGGTGATCTGATTCTCATCAGCAAACAGTTTATCACAGTTCTCACAGTgaccttttgttttaaatatctctGCAACTTGGGAGATGCTCTTCTCTGACAGCGCCACAGGCCCAGAATTATGACAACGTGTTCTATAATGgattaaaaaaccaaagaggTTGCATCATaacctgaaacatttttaagcTTTCAGGTGTATTTTGGAATATTACTTAATAGCTACAGCAATGAGTGCGTGGAAATGGTGCTCTCTGTATACTTTAACTCAACTACTAACAGAAACATGCAACACCTATCTAGTCTCTgtactttaaaaagaattagGTGCTAATTTCCAAAAGTAGCACTTAGATCGATGCTTACGTTGTGGACTCAGTACATTTGAGAAATTAAATGCTGCTAAATTAGAAATAGTGGAACACAGACTAAGTTCCACTGTTCTGTTacagaaagtaataaaaaggaTATAGACATGGATCAGTATTCTACAGTGGATTGTGTATGGTAAGGCAGGGTAAAAGACATGGAAAGGAGGCAGTTGATCGTTTACTCAGGAAGTCTACATTCAGATGGTCTAGGTGCCCTGAAATCCACTAGCACCACTGAGAACACTTCTGCCTATCTGTTATCAAGCTATGGATGTTCACACTACAAAGACAGCTGTCTCTCACAAACCTGAAATGAGCTGTTAATTCCATATGTGAACGTAGTATCTGGCAGCAGGATATACACTTCACTTGGAAGGGGACCTCTTTGCACAGAGATATCAGAAGGTTCTTTGCATAGGATGGGAAAGGTAGAGGAAGGCCAGCCTTCATTTCATCTATAACACGGAATGGCAGAAAGTACAGCCACAGGTTAGAGTTCTTTCATAGTATTTCAGCACTCAGATGACAAAGTTACAGTTGTACTTATTTGTCACAGGGTTCAGAAAGCAAGTTACCATGTGTCAGCTGAATCAGTAATTGTGCAATGCAAGCTTTAAGTAAAACGGCATTAAATTTTTAAACTCATATCTGAATCTGTTTGCATCTTGCTCTTTTGTACTTGCTGACTGactctgcttcccttttcctccttctatAAGGTCAGGTCTGATATCTCTCTTAAGAAGGTCCTTATTGACCTTCCTCTCCATCTGTCATCACCTGTCTACTCTTACTAACACACACTTTTGTTTAAAGCCATAATTAAGCCATGTTTAAATTAAAGCCGTGTTTAAAGAAGTATCAATTCATTTAACAAGTTCCCCATGTACTGTGaacatctttctctctctcGCCCATCCTCAGTGGCAGTTCTTCTTAAATTTTCAGGTGCAGGACTTTATTATTCTGAGTAAATACTCTACATTAACTCCAGGTACCAGCAGAATAAAAGAATTTCTATTGACAAGAGAATGGGAAATGGCTTATTAACTGTATATTGCTGTTGTTGTTCTGCATCTTAGGAGGCAAATTCTCTTTGAATTTGCTGTTTAGTAAGATGCGACGATCAGCAGACAGTAATTTGAGGTTATGCCTTTCAACTAACTTCACTGCCAGATCTTACAGACCATATTGATTAATATTAATCAAGAGCTAtcaatgcaaaggaaaaaaaatggggaacatgcttttttttgtcCTGAGCTAAGCACTATCCATctctacagaagaaaacactgttttgtgcttttaatcTTTCCAAAGCAATAGCTCACcagtaatctttttttaaagctatagCCTGATTTTAAAGGCATCTACAGTCAGCACATACAGAATTGATAACTTGTTTGAGAATAAGAGTAATTAGATTTACAATACATAAAAGAACTCAGAACCATGCAGCTGATTGCCACTTTCATGAAGATGGCAGTACTGACTTGACCTGCAGAAAGATTCCTTCAAAGCCCATCTTTACTATACACTTCCTGCAGCCAATCCGCAGAAGGGCAGAAGTACAAGATAGTTATGAAGATGAGATACAAACTATATCAATCCTTTTGGCCTTGTAGGATTGTCCTGAAAGCTACGCTAAAATATGGCAGGTTCTCAAATAAGAAGTCAACTCCATCTATATTTTATCTGCCTCAGTTTACCTAATGTTAAAGTAAATGCTTTAATGCTTATTGCTTACGTCAAAGTGAAAAAGTCAGTACAGATATGATTATTACCCTGTTTTCTAAGTAATGATCAGACAAATGCCTTCTGTGGAATCTAGTAAGTATGGTTCAGCATGTTACCAGCTCACAACATAACCAGTATTTTtgccttcagcagcaaaacagccAGTGCAAGGCATCAGGCCGGCAACACTGTTTCAGCTAAGCAGGCTAAATTTGCAATTATATGGAGAAGAAACTTTCACTGGTCTTTTCCGTCAGGAACGCCAAGGAAACCAACAAAATAGCCTCCAGCAGACAGTATGGCAAGGGGAAGGAACATCACAGCAGTCTGACTGAAAGAGaaatcatgttttcatttgagTTCCTATCAATATGTTATACGTAAACCTACTCAGGACAGCAGCTGCGCAGTCACTGGTGGATGAGAAGCCTCTATGAGGGACCTGACAGCATGAAGATAAAGGCAAGCATGCTTCCCATTACAGCAACTGTGATGGAGGAATCATTTCTACACAAAAATATGAATTTCAGAGAACCTCTTTTAAGGTCTTAAATCTGATAAAtaggttttcattaaaaaaacaactttaaaaccTTAAGCTTTTTTACACAGCAGAGAAATTGAACTCACTTCATACCATAAGGATCAGTTATCAGAAGGAATGAAAAGCAGTACACCTAGTAGCAACATACCACTCAATTTAGAAACCTGGAGGAAGTGGTTCTTTCCTGACATATGCTGCAAGCATTCGTCTCTTT
Proteins encoded:
- the ZNF451 gene encoding LOW QUALITY PROTEIN: E3 SUMO-protein ligase ZNF451 (The sequence of the model RefSeq protein was modified relative to this genomic sequence to represent the inferred CDS: inserted 1 base in 1 codon) yields the protein MESHSAVNIQKSKLPASESEDEIEFVGEGPLRPVLECIDLVSSEDXEPNSSSYVHRNTKRKDHIDYQKERVTSTLDRLARHVEVEKQQKEEKNKAFKEKVDSQYAHGLQELEFIRERSDTEAARLCVDQWLKMPGLKPGTINSGKRGFYKRAGQVQVNRSPISCPVMHCNREFDNGHLLLGHLQRFDHSPCDPTVTLHGPPNNAVACVICCKRFSTPQQYSDHLLSKLNENDGHKKDLPPQHIQCFACPNCFLLFTKRDECLQHMSGKNHFLQVSKLSDEMKAGLPLPFPSYAKNLLISLCKEVPFQVKCISCCQILRSHMELTAHFRTRCHNSGPVALSEKSISQVAEIFKTKGHCENCDKLFADENQITQHKQTTQHNIKVLTTMEESILMFCHVNGKNKNQSHLCHIVDRSRPLLKRHLTSNESTSERESTPSKRKSDLKGKDDDHVASQSQDSACKVKAWFCECLQKFFTEDSVEKHILSANRICHKCAVCGKLAENSSIIRLHMSRFHGGAHLTNFLLWCRACSVDLREEDIMGHVTEFHGGHSYYYEQEALEDEPMPSASDTVCISAGETTDCIPSPIELSPENSPILGKWQCRICEEMFESEENVKQHCMSLESHAFHRYCCGICRNHFRKVGTLQRHFKEHHNQEIQTKYFCGLCGNLFFDTEEEFLIHYKEIHSVDYAFVPEEMETSIKKEEDFLPAEQGDRLTCGCRTIYVSRINRRNDYVNCQKAMLQKGNLWFRCCFCSATAQNFADLNSHLNSHTSLKPKEEMYVVRCDACNKNFNDLQSAHQHYHMKHCFLQKPDLSSLASESENTVFKFTASGACVDRKPHKLKSEASPSKTQERPQLSPLQGPIQGKKETEENSAYSDEPGEDGELPDLDYLSTMTHIVLVDLDNWGSLFSQLPANLNQGTFIWGFQGGYSNWKPPVQCKIYNYLKRIGCFFLHPRCGTRREAADFALCIHAGRLDEHLPKQIPFTVLSGDKSFLELETQFKLTQRSARILNPHHIEGDMMCALLNSISDTAKGSDSEEDEDTLTAKRSLEEMNKREEEDADLEEAIKRSLEEM